From the Candidatus Neomarinimicrobiota bacterium genome, the window AAGGGAAGGAAGAGGGTTGTGAAGAAGACGAGTACCCCGGCTCTGGCGGGCAATCCCCATAAAAGAGGTGTCTGCACACGCGTCTATACTACAACCCCCAAG encodes:
- a CDS encoding 30S ribosomal protein S12 codes for the protein MPTINQLVRKGRKRVVKKTSTPALAGNPHKRGVCTRVYTTTPK